One Schistocerca nitens isolate TAMUIC-IGC-003100 chromosome 1, iqSchNite1.1, whole genome shotgun sequence DNA segment encodes these proteins:
- the LOC126201611 gene encoding uncharacterized protein LOC126201611: MVTVPATIGWVLCPVLSRAVTKTDKEHQDAHRQLPLPVWLPVDVYASPTYEFLYVVQSFCTLVAAQSCLSVDSFFVHMMLMVAAELEVLNCNLSDMEHTNSTRTEGERFFSGHKRNGERLAVLDSGQVVDQHTLPKNTAHGRLHRQLLKNVLHHQAILREQVHLYANYRHKTNCRELTVK, from the exons ATGGTGACGGTGCCGGCGACGATTGGCTGGGTCCTCTGTCCCGTGCTGTCCCGCGCCGTCACAAAGACCGACAAGGAGCACCAGGACGCCCACCGGCAGCTGCCGTTGCCCGTCTGGCTCCCAGTCGACGTCTACGCGTCTCCCACGTACGAGTTCCTGTACGTCGTCCAGTCCTTCTGCACCCTGGTCGCAGCTCAGTCCTGCCTCAGTGTAGACAGCTTCTTTGTTCATATGATGTTGATGGTGGCCGCCGAGTTGGAAGTTTTGAACTGCAACCTTTCTGACATGGAACACACCAATTCGACGAGAACAGAGGGAGAGCGATTTTTTTCTGGACATAAACGAAATGGCGAACGATTGGCAGTACTTGACAGCGGCCAAGTGGTTGATCAACATACATTGCCAAAGAACACTGCACACGGGCGGCTTCATCGACAGTTACTGAAGAACGTGCTTCACCATCAGGCAATCCTAAG GGAACAAGTGCACCTCTATGCAAATTACAGACATAAAACCAACTGTAGAGAACTTACCGTCAAATAA